In Elaeis guineensis isolate ETL-2024a chromosome 1, EG11, whole genome shotgun sequence, a genomic segment contains:
- the LOC114913156 gene encoding uncharacterized protein, protein MSPKEPKVKWDFLVFVFQLKVYALFRYVLKLIVDVNSYMAIVGFIWHPKHLSLGMLVDVGKLSASTGFCFHLKEIMLPDDAHGRDVYIVISGSTVGSTTFWDLTEIVECFMQLALEIQLQMLIDCRRQPQTVKGSQGGQWWGSMTNIQKRCQLSTYFRDEGMLSFKI, encoded by the exons ATGAGCCCCAAAGAACCAAAAGTCAAATGGGATTTTCTTGTATTTGTATTTCAATTAAAGGTCTATGCTCTTTTTAGATATGTTTTGAAGTTAATTGTGGATGTGAATTCATATATGGCCATAGTGGGATTTATTTGGCATCCTAAACATCTTTCTCTGGGAATGCTTGTAGATGTGGGAAAATTGAGCGCATCAACAGGTTTCTGTTttcatttgaaagaaataatgctgCCAG ATGATGCTCACGGCAGAGATGTGTATATTGTCATTAGTGGATCTACAGTTGGAAGCACTACTTTCTGGGATCTTACTGAAATTGTTGAATGTTTTATGCAATTAGCTTTGGAGATTCAACTGCAAATGCTTATTGATTGTCGAAGACAACCTCAAACAGTAAAAGGTAGCCAGGGTGGGCAATGGTGGGGATCAATGACAAATATTCAAAAAAG GTGTCAATTGTCTACATATTTCAGAGATGAAGGAATGCTCTCATTCAAGATCTGA